One Conger conger chromosome 18, fConCon1.1, whole genome shotgun sequence DNA window includes the following coding sequences:
- the LOC133118081 gene encoding ras and Rab interactor 2-like: MAKSSEVQPCPLDRTGCLFKLIDTFPAEMGELKRERGQTTVSLDGDPAMVALSGAEEMVSGVFLQPPSSGGAPGTRDSGYSSLRRRMSVLDRLVQTHPVWLQLSLSEEEAARILELQPPGTFLVRKSCKLQKKVISLRLDETASTVLHRDFPVKEGQYTFSLEGSGISFADLFRLVAFYCVSRDVLPFPLRLPEAIAGARTHAELEEVAEQGAAFWDSAGRRRDSPQPGRDRGWRGATLPALRTRAPSQLECSRPNGALCFINPLFLRTHRLPEEPSAPKPPSTARGKVAWVNSEPPSTKTRDPGSDTARDGRAMPETASWIGPSPGAGPASAPIDVPPAQVLLRPHPDPLDDSLSPHTRPGSTEEPDRNAPGGLRLSNISSSSSSDSVDFSPEIFLQGPGASVVGDSSLDDEEDDFEARAGSDPESTPSPSSRPSRLRRSSFALPTTLKGKFRKMSDVFSALRTPEKRLQRQVLELSQDKDSYFGSLVQDHISFLQENRGAHTSGEDLLQTLRQFMTQLKAYLCQSSELDPSLLQLIHESQIDEVLEKAMHKCVLKPLKGVVDAALRDCQVNSGAWQQLRENLPLAKAKEPQELGVEGAVPPDPDAIERIRHKFLVMGKLYSPEKKVAMLLRVCKQIYTIMEENSERLYGADDFLPMLTYVLAQCEMPQLDAEIQYMMELLDPSLLQGEGGYYLTSAYGAMALIRNFQEEKRARTLSSETRNTLHQWHRRRTSERVRPCIEDFQNYLRVALLEAGGGCTAKTFPVPPAFTTADVCRLCARRFRVGDPESHALFLLTGDRVQQLAPDTRPQRIKAELHGQPRPPRFHFLYRRVSRPPADRPPRAGGIRHKPGENRSLDSRKEGGSSKGVGS, translated from the exons ATGGCCAAGAGCTCAGAGGTGCAGCCCTGCCCTCTGGACAGGACCGGGTGCCTATTTAAG CTCATCGACACGTTCCCCGCGGAGATGGGGGAGCTGAAGCGGGAGAGGGGCCAGACGACGGTGTCTTTGGACGGAGACCCCGCCATGGTGGCTCTGAGCGG ggcggAGGAGATGGTGAGTGGGGTGTTCCTGCAGCCTCCCTCCAGCGGGGGCGCTCCAGGGACCCGGGACTCGGGGTACTCGTCCCTGCGCAGGCGCATGAGCGTGCTGGACAGGCTGGTGCAGACGCACCCCGTCTGGCTGCAGCTCTCTCTGAGCGAGGAGGAGGCCGCCCGCATCCTGGAGCTCCAGCCTCCCGGG ACATTCCTGGTGAGAAAGTCCTGTAAGCTGCAGAAGAAGGTGATTTCCCTGCGTCTGGACGAGACCGCATCCACTGTTCTTCACAGAGACTTCCCTGTGAAAGAGGGCCAGTACA CCTTTTCATTGGAGGGCTCTGGGATCAGCTTCGCAGACCTCTTCCGCCTGGTGGCTTTCTACTGCGTCAGCAG GGACGTCCTGCCCTTCCCTCTGCGGCTGCCGGAGGCCATCGCAGGAGCCCGGACCCACGCTGAGCTGGAGGAGGTGGCTGAGCAGGGAGCAG CGTTCTGGGACTCTGCCGGCCGGAGGAGAGACTCGCCGCAGCCCGGACGAGACCGAGGCTGGAGAGGGGCCACCCTGCCCGCCCTGCGCACGCGAGCCCCATCGCAGCTGGAGTGCAGCCGGCCCAACGGGGCCCTGTGCTTCATCAACCCGCTGTTCCTGCGGACGCACCGTCTCCCGGAGGAGCCCTcggcccccaaacccccctccacAGCCCGAGGCAAGGTCGCCTGGGTGAACAGCGAACCGCCCTCAACGAAGACCCGGGACCCCGGTTCGGACACGGCCCGAGACGGTAGAGCCATGCCTGAGACGGCCAGTTGGATCGGCCCCTCGCCCGGCGCGGGCCCCGCCAGCGCCCCCATCGACGTCCCCCCGGCGCAGGTCCTGCTGCGGCCGCACCCCGACCCCCTGGACGACTCGCTGTCCCCGCACACGCGGCCCGGCTCCACCGAGGAGCCCGACCGCAACGCCCCGGGGGGCCTGCGGCTCAGCAAcatcagctcctcctcctcgtccgaCTCGGTGGACTTCAGCCCCGAGATCTTCCTGCAGGGCCCCGGGGCCTCGGTCGTGGGCGACAGCAGCCTGGACGACGAAGAGGACGACTTCGAGGCCCGGGCGGGGAGCGACCCCGAAAGCACGCCGTCCCCGTCCTCCCGCCCCTCCCGCCTGCGGAGGAGCAGCTTCGCCCTGCCCACCACCCTCAAGGGCAAGTTCCGCAAGATGAGCGACGTGTTCAGCGCCCTGCGCACGCCCGAGAAGAGGCTGCAGCGGCAGGTCCTGGAGCTCTCCCAGGACAAGGACTCGTACTTCGGCTCCCTGGTGCAGGACCACATCAGCTTCCTGCAGGAGAACCGGGGCGCTCACACCTCGGGGGAGGACCTCCTGCAGACCCTGCGGCAGTTCATGACCCAGCTCAAGGCCTACCTGTGCCAGAGCTCGGAGCTCGACCCCTCCCTGCTGCAGCTCATCCACGAGAGCCAGATCG acgAGGTCCTGGAGAAGGCCATGCACAAGTGCGTGCTGAAGCCCCTGAAGGGCGTGGTCGACGCGGCCCTGCGGGACTGCCAGGTGAACAGCGGGGCGTGGCAGCAGCTGAGGGAGAACCTGCCGCTGGCCAAAGCCAAGGAGCCCCAGGAGCTGGGCGTGGAGGGGGCCGTGCCCCCCGACCCGGACGCCATCGAGAGGATACGCCACAAGTTCCTGGTCATGGGCAAACTGTACTCGCCCGAGAAGAAGGTGGCCATGCTGCTGCGGGTGTGCAAGCAAATCTACACAATCATGGAGGAAAACTCAG agaggctTTACGGCGCGGATGACTTTTTGCCCATGTTGACCTACGTCCTGGCGCAGTGCGAAATGCCCCAGCTGGACGCCGAGATCCAGTACATGATGGAGCTCTTGGACCCCTCCCTCCTGCAAGGAGAAG GCGGGTATTACCTGACCAGCGCGTACGGAGCGATGGCCCTCATCAGAAACTTCCAGGAGGAGAAGCGAGCTCGCACCCTGAGCTCGGAGACGCGCAACACGCTCCACCAGTGGCACCGCAGACGCACCTCCGAGCGCGTCCGGCCCTGCATCGAAGACTTCCAG aacTACCTGCGCGTGGCCCTGCTGGAGGCTGGCGGGGGCTGTACGGCCAAGACCTTCCCGGTGCCGCCCGCGTTCACCACCGCGGACGTGTGCCGCCTGTGCGCCCGCCGCTTCCGCGTGGGCGACCCCGAGAGCCACGCCCTGTTCCTGCTGACCGGGGACCGCGTGCAGCAGCTGGCCCCCGACACCCGGCCGCAGAGGATCAAGGCCGAGCTGCACGGCCAGCCCCGACCGCCCCGCTTCCACTTCCTGTACCGGCGGGTCTCCCGGCCGCCCGCCGACCGGCCCCCGAGGGCCGGAGGAATCCGCCACAAGCCGGGGGAAAATCGGTCCCTTGACAGCCGCAAGGAAGGGGGAAGCAGTAAAGGAGTGGGGTCctga